The Aspergillus flavus chromosome 2, complete sequence region CCCACGCGTCTCCTCTCCCACCTCCCTCCCCAATCCCCTCCCCCAAGTCCTTCAGACGCCAACAGGACTTGCAATCCTCGAACTCCAAGGCACGATTAACCTCCCAtcgcaagaagctgaagacGAATCTACGACCTCCACCAACGACACCCATGATCCCTCAATCCCCACTTTCGAGACCCCAGTTGGCAAGCTCATGTTCCCCGATTATTCGCCACACAGGACTGCGCCTGATGACACCaaatggatgaagagggtTTATCTATATGTTGGTCGATACCAGCGCATGACGGGTGAGGTGAAGAAACTGGCGCAGCCGCTCGCTTTGGTGCAGCGGCGGCAAAAAGAGATGACCTCTGACTCCGATGGCGAGGAACTGGAGATCGTCGAGATCATCAAGTATAAACTGTTCTTTAAGAATCGGCCTGAGCCTGTCAATGATATTTGATTTGAATTGGCTTCGGACTGCGTCATGAGTCGGGTAGAGGATTGGTTGGTGCCTTGGATGCCATGGTATATCGTCTTCTGGCAGACTCTCGATCAGAAGATCTACGCGGACAAAGACTGTCATTTGCTTGCCAGGAATGCGACCAATTACAGAGAGCGAGAGAGCAATCGGCAGGAACGTCGCGGTTGGCATCAGCCTCGTTGGCTATAGGACATCACTCCCCCGTGTACGGGGCGCAAACTACTACCTAGACACGGCTTGTCTACTACCGCATCCAAAGCTGTAGCTCAACCGAGACAATGACATACGGGAGACACTGCATGTCCTTCCGGACGAAATCCACAGTCAAATCCATCATTGGTATTTTGGCCCTCATCGCGTATAACCCGCTCAATCAACATATGGTCATAACCAAAACAAGCGCAGCGAACCCAGTGAGGTCCAATGAATGAAGGTTCTGGGAGTCTAAAAAGTTGCAAAGGACACAATGGAGGGGTACGCAGTGTCCCTGATTCCGCGGGATCGACAAAAGAAATACCCGGACGGAAATTTGCGTCCCAAAACGGACTCCATTCCGCACTATTGCTGCATGAAAGTATCAATTCAAAGCACAATCAGGTCACCATGTTACTCCTATTCTCGTTATCAAGCAATCCAATATCGACCTCTTTATCCAAAATATGTCTCATCGAGTCTTACGGGGCAAGCAATAAGCAAACGCAGCATTGGTAATCAACATCCGACTCCAACCGACATCCGAACTCCGTCGGAAGGGAAACGACGCAGCTCAATCCATAAACTTCAACTGTAAGAAAAGAACCAAGTAGAAACTCGCAATAATAACTGGGTCCAATACAATACAATCTAAAATCACCAATTACCCCGCCTCACGCGTACTTGGTTACGCCAATTATAAATCCGTCCCCGTCGGGGGTATATATACCTAGTCATAcatcctttctctcttccatagATTATATCCAAGAAACATCGCAAGCCACCTGTCTCTAAATTCACATTCACCTACCTACCTCCGGTACCTAAACTCCCGCTGCTATAAACTACATCACAAACCGAGCAACCAGACGAGGAAATACCAAAAATGGCCCCCATCGAACGCATCACTCTCTTCAACATtcccaaagaagaagaccggAACAAAGTTCTAGAGCAATACAAGGTTCTAGCGAAGACAGCGACCAAGGTAATTATTCTTCGACCCTCTCCAATGACCTCGGTGTATCTATGGAGGGGTTGTTAACGAGAACTTCTGTGCAGGACGGCAAACCGTACATTCTTGCTGCAACAGCGGGACACTCTTTCCCGGACCCCCGCAACAAAGGATACACGCTGTCCGTCAAGACGACGTTCGCTTCGTTGGAGGATATGAAGTACTATGATACCGAGTGTGAGGCGCACAAGGCCCTGAAGGCTGTGGCCGGACCGGTTAAGGAGGATGTTTTGACTACGTACTATGAGAGTGTTCTGTGAATGATTATggatttctctttttttttctttccttttttttattcgCTTTTCTTTGACTCGAGGTTGGATGGGGCTAGATTGTAAGCCCATAACCTTGAATAACATGTATCCATGATATAGACTGCATACATTGGGATCTCTTATTCTGGTAATCAAGAAAATATCCGCTACACTAAGTCAGACACTGAAAGCATCAGGGGGATCAGACAGGGCGAGAGCGGATGCGGTCTGGAATTGACCAAGTCACTCATAACATGGAAATCGCTTCATAAGATGCCTGCTCATAAAAAATCTCGGCACGCTGCCGAGAGCTCGCGCTGCGTTAGAAGAGAAACATGATGATACAACAAGCATTTGTCCTTGCCAGAAGGCCTCGAAACGGACAAACACTAAGAACGCTCCGTCAGAGAAATGTACACGCAAGTCGGAGACCAGGAAGGTGAGGAGGCCCGTCACATTTGGACAGGTGAAATGTACAAAAAAAGCTCACAAATGAGTGGAATTTAATCAAGGGCCTTGCGGAGATCGCTCCATTTCTGTTTCAGATTCTCGTGGTTTTCATGGATCTGCAGCGAACGTTAGATACTACTTTCTAAACGGCAAGTATGCGGTGCGGCTTACCTCTGCCCATTTCATTTTCGCCTCCACGAGTTCTTTCTCCATTTCCGCCATCTGTTCCACCATTGACCGGTTTTCATTCTGTACCTCCATGTTGCGCTTCATGATGCGATCCATCTCAGTTTGGAGCTTCTCTTCGACCTCTGCCGGCTGTTTGTCCACTACAATCTTTAGGTTCTTGACCTGCATATTCAAGGCGTCGTTCAGGTCAGTTAGCTCCTCATTTTCTACTTTGAGATGGACAAGTTCAGAAGCAAGCTGAACATGCTCCTTGTCCGACGCCTCAGCTTGTTCTTCCAGTAATCGGATCCGGGCACTCTGTGTGGCTACCGTATGTTTGAGGTTCTCTAGCTCTTGTTCGCGTTCTTTTTCAGTCCGTACTTTTTCCTCCCATTCCGCCGTATAGGCGCGAATCGTCTCGCCATCAAGAGGAACAGCACAAGCATCCTGTACCAAAAGATCCGCGCGATACACTTCCTTGTCGGCAGCCCCCGAGCTGCCGAAGAACCCAGACTCGAGGATGGACGACGCCGAGGGCTGTTTGTCAATGTAGACATCGAACAAGCGCTCCTTAAGGAAGGTGGTCAGTGGAGTCATGTCCTTCATACCCAGAAGCGCCTCGGAGTTTCGACGCATAATGGCGATCGCAAATTTAAGGATTGTATTTTCGAGTCCCTCATCAAGAATTAGATCGTAGATGCGGAGAACTAATTGTAGGGGGAAGCGATATGCGAAGAGGGTCAGGAACCATTGCGTGGCATACAACTGCGGATGTACCCCTCGCCGGCGAAGGTGGCAGTATAAGGCAGGTTCCATATCCTCGAGCAAACgttcgaaaaggaaaaggctGCGGTGCAGACCAGGCATATCGTGGATGAACATCTCTCGTAGGCCATAGTGATTCATCAACTTGACCAGCAGCGTAAATGCTTCAGCCTCATCCATCTATAAGAAATGCATGTTAGCATGAGACCTTTCTTGAGGTTTGCATTCAAGTCACTTACATTAAATAGCAGCGGCATAACAATAAAATTCATGCCCTGTGCATACCCCACGGCCTCGTCGTACAGAGCGTACGCTTTACACAGGCCAAACAGACCTTCCTGGTTCCCTTGCGACACAAAGTAGCGGGAATAACTCGTGCGAGCACCCAAATCCCGCCGAATAGTCTTTTCCAGCTTCTGTAGGGCCACGccgtcttccttctccttctttttccgaGCTGCCTCGCTCGCAGACTGTTCTTTTGCCAGTTTTTCCGGGTCCACTTCGTGTGAAGGGCTAGGGGACCCGTTGACCGAATGCGCTGCCGACCCAGAATGTTCGGAACGGATGGACGATCGAGATGAGGATGCGGACTCTTTCTCTCCGTTTGTCGTACCATTGGAAGTTCGggatttttccttttctgtgCCACGCGCAACCAGTTCCCGGTAAACTTCTTCAAGTTCGGGGTTTCTGCTGTCAGCCAGGACTTGCCAGATGACCCCTCGAATGGTCTGCGGGATTCCCCGCTTGATAGCAGCGTTCAACTCTTCGGAATTCGTGCCCTTCAGCGCCTGGGGACCACGGTTGACTAACTGCTGCCATAGTTCCCAATCGACAGGCGCCGCTGCGTCAGTTGCTGAGGCCGAGAAACCAGAGACTGTTCCCGGAGCGAGATTTGGGTTCACCGTTGGCGGCACATTGGGCGGCGATGTTGCTGTTATAGCTGCAGAATCGTTCTCCCGTTCTTCTGGGATGCTTGGGGGTGGGCTTCCAGCGGATTGACTGATGCTTGCACGTCCCGACGCGACACTTGCTTCATCATTTTCCGAAACTAGCCCCTCATCCCGCATCCTAAGCATTTTAAACTGATCCTTCAAGCTGTTGCGAGCTGGCTTT contains the following coding sequences:
- a CDS encoding Rab6 GTPase activator GAPCenA (GTPase activating protein) — protein: MSRRNSRDYEGDTFDDALEAPTSQNNLTVSIPQSSSTRSLTDSPPSASATTPQLSDAPSLPTAPQDEVKTNGETSDAHSDTRSEAEETPRKQKLQKSPLLTAHRLSTTSLDEVNLASNNKDDEPFENHDISPGHNPGSPPLSSRDSMSAQNPRLSDPAPPVIKNTAPAAPPPPPARKLTGPFAWLTRSSTGSKETKSPPQNSRRSTAASISTISSNPELAGRTQDGEDQDGASTGSRKPARNSLKDQFKMLRMRDEGLVSENDEASVASGRASISQSAGSPPPSIPEERENDSAAITATSPPNVPPTVNPNLAPGTVSGFSASATDAAAPVDWELWQQLVNRGPQALKGTNSEELNAAIKRGIPQTIRGVIWQVLADSRNPELEEVYRELVARGTEKEKSRTSNGTTNGEKESASSSRSSIRSEHSGSAAHSVNGSPSPSHEVDPEKLAKEQSASEAARKKKEKEDGVALQKLEKTIRRDLGARTSYSRYFVSQGNQEGLFGLCKAYALYDEAVGYAQGMNFIVMPLLFNMDEAEAFTLLVKLMNHYGLREMFIHDMPGLHRSLFLFERLLEDMEPALYCHLRRRGVHPQLYATQWFLTLFAYRFPLQLVLRIYDLILDEGLENTILKFAIAIMRRNSEALLGMKDMTPLTTFLKERLFDVYIDKQPSASSILESGFFGSSGAADKEVYRADLLVQDACAVPLDGETIRAYTAEWEEKVRTEKEREQELENLKHTVATQSARIRLLEEQAEASDKEHVQLASELVHLKVENEELTDLNDALNMQVKNLKIVVDKQPAEVEEKLQTEMDRIMKRNMEVQNENRSMVEQMAEMEKELVEAKMKWAEIHENHENLKQKWSDLRKALD
- a CDS encoding putative sister chromatid cohesion protein Ctf8 (unnamed protein product), with amino-acid sequence MPTIPLHPRVSSPTSLPNPLPQVLQTPTGLAILELQGTINLPSQEAEDESTTSTNDTHDPSIPTFETPVGKLMFPDYSPHRTAPDDTKWMKRVYLYVGRYQRMTGEVKKLAQPLALVQRRQKEMTSDSDGEELEIVEIIKYKLFFKNRPEPVNDI
- a CDS encoding stress responsive A/B barrel domain protein; this encodes MAPIERITLFNIPKEEDRNKVLEQYKVLAKTATKDGKPYILAATAGHSFPDPRNKGYTLSVKTTFASLEDMKYYDTECEAHKALKAVAGPVKEDVLTTYYESVL